The following are encoded in a window of Sminthopsis crassicaudata isolate SCR6 chromosome 3, ASM4859323v1, whole genome shotgun sequence genomic DNA:
- the LOC141564465 gene encoding uncharacterized protein LOC141564465 isoform X1, which translates to MKKERKVRKMTKHKKIQNGDKINELKEHGKAATESSHFSENQKNHANEKSYKCNECGLTFTHNSRFIQHQRIHTGDKPYTCKECGKVFNKNSTLINHQRIHTGEKPYKCKECGKAFTQNSILIKHQRIHTGEKPYKCDECGKAFIESSALIVHQMTHTGEKPYTCNECGKAFSQMSNFKVHQKIHDGEKPYKCNKCEKVFGQSSTLFKHQRIHTGEKPYKCNECGKAFSRRSNLKVHQKIHTGEKPYKCNQCEKAFTLSSSLLNHQRIHTGEKPYRCDKCGKAFFRRSNLNLHQKNHTGDKPYGCTKCGKAFAQKSTLFKHHKIHTEEKPFKCDTCGKAFFESSTLISHQMIHTGEKPYTCDECGRAFSKKSVLVNHQRIHTGEKPYKCKECGKAFSQSSNLSVHKKIHTGEKPHKCDQCGKVFTQRSTLFNHQKIHNEEKPYKCNVCGKAFVQSSNLKVHEKIHTGEKPYKCNQCGKSFTQSSSFFNHQRIHTGEKPYKCNQCGKAFLRRSNLNVHKESHTGEKPYKCTKCRKAYTQKSTLFRHQRVHTGEKPYTCSDCGKAFFDSSTLLVHQMTHTGEKPYTCSECGKDFSTNSVLVSHQRIHTGEKPYACNQCGKAFSRSSNLNVHQKIHTGEKPYTCNECGKGFIQRSNLTVHQKIHTGERSYTCNQCGEAFTEQSDLFSHQRTHEEKPYKCNQCERTFAKKSNLTKHQKTHTGEKPYKCSHCEKAFSEHSHLFKHQIIHNEEKTFKCNECGKSFPQSSDLVKHQESHTEEKPYKCNECGKSFPQSSDLVKHQESHTEEKPYKCNECGKSFPQSSDLVKHQESHTEEKPYNCNECGKSFPQSSDLVKHQESHTEEKPYNCNECGKSFPQSSDLVKHQESHTEEKPFLCKECGEAFNDRPSLVEHQNFHTDGLHK; encoded by the coding sequence atgaagaaggagaggaaggtgAGAAAAATGACCAAACACAAGAAGATTCAAAATGGAGACAAAATAAATGAACTTAAGGAACATGGGAAAGCTGCTACTGAATCGTCACActtttctgaaaatcaaaagaatcatGCCAATGAGAAGTCttacaaatgtaatgaatgtgggctAACATTTACTCACAACTCAAGGTTTATTCAGCATCAGAGGATTCATACTGGAGACAAGCCTTATACatgtaaggaatgtgggaaagTCTTCAATAAAAACTCAACCCTTATTaatcatcagagaattcacactggagagaagccttataaatgtaaggagtgtgggaaagccttcactCAAAACTCGATCCTCATCAAACACCAGAGAATTCACACAGGAGAGAAGCCTTACAAATGTGAtgagtgtgggaaagccttcattGAGAGTTCTGCCCTTATTGTACATCAGATgactcatactggagagaagccttacacgtgtaatgagtgtgggaaagccttcagtcaGATGTCAAACTTTAAGGTACACCAAAAGATTCACGAtggagaaaagccttataaatgtaataagTGTGAGAAAGTCTTTGGTCAGAGCTCAACCCTTTTCAAacaccagagaattcacactggagagaagccttataaatgtaatgagtgCGGAAAAGCTTTTAGTCGAAGGTCGAACCTGAAGGTACATCAGaagattcatactggagagaagccttataaatgtaatcaatgtgagAAAGCCTTCACCCTAAGTTCATCTCTTCTCAAtcaccagagaattcatactggagagaagccttatagaTGTGACAAGTGTGGGAAAGCTTTCTTTAGGAGATCAAACCTTAATTTACATCAGAAGAACCATACAGGAGACAAACCATATGGATGTACAAAATGCGGGAAAGCCTTTGCTCAGAAGTCAACTCTTTTTAAGCATCACAAAATTCATACtgaagagaaaccttttaaatgtgaTACATGTGGGAAAGCCTTCTTTGAGAGCTCAACCCTTATTAGTCATCAGatgattcatactggagagaagccataTACATGTGATGAGTGTGGGAGAGCTTTCAGTAAAAAGTCAGTCCTTGTTAatcatcaaagaattcatactggagagaaaccttataaatgtaaagaatgtgggaaagctttcagcCAGAGCTCAAATCTTAGTGTGCATAAGaagattcatactggagagaagcctcaTAAATGTGATCAGTGTGGGAAAGTCTTCACTCAAAGATCAACCCTTTTCAACCATCAGAAAATCCATAATGaagagaagccttataaatgtaatgtgTGTGGGAAAGCCTTTGTTCAGAGCTCAAACCTTAAGGTACATGAGaagattcatactggagagaagccttataaatgtaatcagtgtgggaAATCTTTCACCCAGAGTTCATCCTTTTTTAATcaccagagaattcacactggagagaagccttataaatgcaatcaatgtgggaaagccttcctTAGGAGATCAAATCTTAATGTACATAAAGAGagtcatactggagagaaaccttataaatgtacaAAGTGTCGTAAAGCCTACACTCAAAAGTCAACCCTTTTCAGAcatcagagagttcatactggagagaagccttataccTGCAGTGACTGTGGGAAAGCTTTCTTTGATAGCTCAACCCTTCTTGTACATCAGATgactcatactggagagaagccatatacatgtagtgaatgtgggaaaGATTTCAGCACAAATTCGGTCCTTGTTAGtcaccagagaattcatactggagagaagccttatgcaTGTAATCAGTGTGGGAAAGCATTTAGTCGGAGCTCTAATCTTAATGTACATCAGaagattcatactggagagaagccttatacgTGTAATGAGTGTGGAAAAGGCTTTATTCAGAGATCAAATCTCACTGTACATCAGAAGATCCATACTGGAGAGAGGTCTTATACATGTAATCAGTGTGGGGAAGCCTTCACTGAACAATCAGATCTTTTCAGTCATCAGAGAACTCATGAAGAGAAACCTTACAAATGTAATCAGTGTGAAAGAACCTTTGCTAAAAAGTCAAATCTTACAAAGCATCAGAAgactcatactggagagaaaccatataaATGTAGTCATTGTGAGAAAGCTTTCAGTGAGCACTCACACCTTTTCAAACATCAGATAATTCATAATGAAGagaaaacttttaaatgtaatgagtgtgggaaaTCCTTCCCTCAAAGCTCTGACCTTGTGAAGCACCAGGAAAGTCACACTGAagagaaaccctataaatgtaatgagtgtgggaaaTCCTTCCCTCAAAGCTCTGACCTTGTGAAGCACCAGGAAAGTCACACTGAagagaaaccctataaatgtaatgagtgtgggaaaTCCTTCCCTCAAAGCTCTGACCTTGTGAAGCACCAGGAAAGTCATACAGAAGAGAAACCTTATAATTGTAATGAGTGTGGGAAATCCTTCCCTCAAAGCTCTGACCTTGTGAAGCACCAGGAAAGTCATACAGAAGAAAAACCTTATAATTGTAATGAGTGTGGGAAATCGTTCCCTCAAAGCTCTGACCTTGTGAAGCACCAGGAAAGTCACACTGAAGAGAAACCTTTTTTATGTAAGGAATGTGGGGAAGCCTTCAATGATAGACCATCACTTGTTGAGCACCAGAATTTTCATACAGATGGGTTACACAAGTAG